GCCTTAGGAGAGGAGGTGACCACGTAATGCTTAGAGTGGCCTATATAGATCACACTGCTAAATGGAGTGGTGGAGAAGTTGCCCTATTTAACATCCTTACCCATATTGGAGAACAGATTGATCCACTTGTAATCCTGGCCGAGGATGGTGCGCTGGCTGAACGGCTACGTGAAAAGGGAATGGATGTCCGTATTATTCCGCTAGATGAGAGCATCAGAAGTCGTGGTAGAAATGCAGTCAACTTGGGAGCACCTGCTGCAGCCTTCAAGCTGTTGGCTTACGGTCGTAAGCTTGCTCCGCTCTTAAAAGCGGAGAAGGTAGATTGCGTGCACACCAATTCTCTGAAATCTGCATTATACGGAGCCATCGCTGCTAAAATAGCGGGCGTTCCATTGATTTGGCACATCCGAGACCATATTGGAGCTCCTTATTTAAAGCCTGTTGTTGCTAAAGGAATTCGTTTACTGTCGCGCCTGCTCCCAAATGGAGTCATCGCGAATTCACATTCTACGCTGAATGCTTTGGAGCTGCCGCGTTCGAAGAAAACGCTGGTCGTATACTCCGCATTCGCTAAAGCGATTGGTAATGGGATCGGCATGCGGGATCAGAAGGAATTTAACGTATTGCTAGTTGGTCGATTGGCGCATTGGAAGGGCCAGCATATTGTGCTGGAAGCCGCAAAAAGCTTTAAGAACGAACCTCGCGTGAAGTTCTGGCTGGCCGGAGACGCTCTCTTTGGAGAAGAGGCTTATAAGCAGGAGTTGCTTCAAAAGATAAAAAACGACGAGCTTACTAATGTAAGCATGCTAGGGCATGTGGATGATATTCAAGGCCTTATGAATACCGCTGATTTACTGATTCATACTTCGGTAACTCCTGAGCCTTTTGGCCAAGTGATCGTTGAAGGAATGGCAGCAGGATTACCGGTTGTTGCCTCCAATGAAGGCGGGCCGGTAGAAATTGTAGTTCCAGGTGAGACAGGATTACTGATAGAGCCTGGAGACGCGGCGATACTGGCAGACTCCATTAAATGGATGCTGGATCACCCAGAAGAAAGACGGCGGATGGCGGACAATGGGATGAAACGAGTGAAAGAGCAGTTTGTTATCGAGAATACGGTCAAGGACATCGTTGACTACTATAAAGGTTTGTTGGCGAGCACCTGACAGATGAGATGACACGGTAATTCTGAAGATGATGCTCCATAAAACTTTGAGGATGATTCACATGAAAATTGCGATAGCGCACGATTACTTAATCCAAATGGGCGGCGCGGAAAGAGTGGTGGAAGTCTTTCATCACATGTATCCCGAGGCTCCAATCTACACAACGGTTTTTAACGGAAGCCGCCTTACTGACAATCTCAAAGATGCGGATATACGTGCCTCTTGGCTGCAAAAGATACCGGGGGTAAAGACCAATTTTAAAGGGGTGCTGCCACTTTACCCAATGGCCATCCGTGATTTGGACTTTCGCGGTTTCGATATCGTCCTGAGTTCCAGCAGTGCTTTTATGAAAAGTATTCAAGTTCCTAAACATACGTTTCATCTTTGTTACTGCCATACGCCTATGCGCTTTGCATGGGATTATGACACCTACATGGAACGTCAGTCGAATTCCGGGTTGTTCAAGAAAATGCTTAAGGTATACATGCAGCAGCTCAAATCGTGGGACCAGCGGACTTCTAAAAATGTGAATCAGTTCGTAGCCAATTCTTCAGTAGTGAAGACAAGGATTCAGAACTATTATCACCGGGATGCAGATGTCATATTTCCACCGATTAATACAGCCCGTTTCACAAGCTCTTCTAGCATTGGTGACTATTATTTAATAGTATCTCGACTTGTTTCCTACAAGCGGATTGATTTAGCTGTAGAGGCTTTTAACCGTAACGGTCTTAAGCTGTACATCGTAGGGGATGGACCAGATCGTAAACGTCTCGAAGGCATGGCTAAGGACAATGTATCGTTTTTAGGCCGGCTAGAGGATGAGCAAGTAACCGGAATGATGGCACAGTGTAGAGCATTTATTTTTCCGGGAGAAGAGGACTTTGGAATCACACCGCTGGAAGCGAACGCTGCGGGAAGACCGGTCATTGCTTATCAAGCAGGTGGTGCACTAGATACTATTATTCCTTATGTAAATGGTGTGTTCTTTCAGCATCAAGAAGTGGAGGATCTACTAAAGGCTATTTACGAGGTAGAGTCCTACGCTTGGGATATCGATCAAATTATGGAGCATGCACGTAAATTTGATGAGCAGGCGTTTATGGTTAAGTTCAAGCAGTATGTTGAGCAGGCCTACGTCAATTTTCTAAAAGGAGGATGATTGTATGAAGCTGACAGTAATCGGTACTGGGTATGTGGGTCTTGTATCTGGCGTATGTTTTGCACTGGGCGGACATCATGTCATCTGTGTGGATAAGGACGAGGAAAAGATTAAGAAGCTGAAACGGATGGAATCACCCATCTATGAGCCGGGAATTGAGGAACTGATTGAACTGAATCTTCGTGAGGAACGATTATCCTTTTCTGCGGATCTGCAGGATTCGGTACGTCGTTCAGATATTATCATCCTTGCAGTAGGTACGCCATCGTTGCCTAATGGTGAAGCAGACTTAACCTACATTGAGAATGCAGCTGTTGAAATCGCTAAAGCGATGGAAGGGCACAAAATTATAATGACAAAATCTACAGTTCCCGTAGGAACAAATGAGAAAATCTCCAACATACTTTCTAAATCTACCCATCATTCTTTTGATATCGTGTCTGCTCCCGAGTTTTTACGTGAAGGGTCAGCGATTCGCGATACCCTCCATCCCGATAGAATTGTCATTGGTCTCGATAATCCAGAGCTGGAACCAACTATGCGCGAGCTTCATAAGGGTTTCACAGTAAATGTATTTGTAACAGATATACGCAGTGCTGAAATGATCAAATATGCTTCGAATGCATTTTTGGCCACGAAGATTTCCTTTATTAACGAGATCGCCAATATTTGCGAAAAAGTGGGAGCTGATGTAACCGAAGTAGCACAAGGAATGGGTATGGACCAAAGAATCGGGTCATCCTTCCTGCAGGCTGGCATCGGTTATGGAGGCTCCTGTTTCCCGAAAGACACTAATGCGCTCATTCAAATTGCGGGCAACGTCGATTACGAATTCAAATTATTGAAATCTGTAGTCGAAGTGAACAAAGGACAACGGTTTATGATCATCTCCAAGCTGCATGAATCACTTGGCAGTCTGCGCAGTTCGACGATTGGGATCTGGGGGCTTGCTTTCAAGCCTAACACTGATGATGTCCGCGAAGCTCCCGCCAGAGAGATTGTTGAGGCGCTGGTGGCTGAAGGGGCTACGGTTAAACTGTATGATCCAATCGCAGCTACAAATTTCAGGCAGCAATATGATCATCCGCAGCTTCGTTGGTGCAATCTGCCAGAGGAAGCGGCTGAGGGCAGCGATGCCGTATGCCTGCTTACCGATTGGAGCCTACTCAAGGACATTGATCTGCATCAGCTGGCGAAAAGCATGCGTAATGGGGTGCTGATCGATGGACGCAATGTGTATTCCAAGGAGCAAATCGAGGGTACCGGCCTCGTTTATCATTCTGTCGGCCGCCCGCAGATGGGTGGATTGAGCGGTTATTCTGCTAGTGTGGCTGGAGCGGTTTAATCTATATATATTGAACTTGAGATTTTTGTGTTAAGTGTCAGTCGCAACTGCGGTGAATGTTTGGACTTCCAGCCGCTGTTGTCTGCAGATTTCCTGATTCTAACCGCTAATAGCGGTAGAAATCCGCAGACAAAGGCGGACGCTATCGCTCTTACAGTTCCCAAATTCCCCTCCGTCACTCCATTCCTTTATCTTAAGTTTCTAAGCAATTTATAAAGTTAGGTACTCTGATTGTTTATCGCAGTAGCAGATAACCTTGTTGTAGTAGTACTTGCGTTGGCTGCTGCCTCCATAGGAGCAGAAGCAAATCTTTAGAAAAACGTGCTGCCTTCCGGCTGGTACAGCCCGGTGCAGTACGGTTCAAGCATTTAGAGGAAGTTGGTTAGGTAAAGAACGGAAAGGGAATTTGGAACTGTAGAAACGGAGTGTTCGCCCGAAAGATTTCCGTAGGAAAGCTAGCTTCGAAAGCATATGCTATCCTCGGATTTCTACCGCTGGCGGCGGTTCAAATCAGGAAATCTGAGGATAACAGCGATCGGAAGTCCAAAATCCCTTGGAGTGGTTCATACCTAATAAATTTTTAAAAAATGCATCCGCTCGAACTAAGGCTAAGCGGAAGCTATACGTTTTGATAACAATTTAATTATGCTCATTTCCATATATTAAGGAGGGTTCATTCTATGAAAATGGTACTTCTATCAGGCGGTTCAGGTAAACGGTTATGGCCGTTGTCCAACGACTCACGTTCAAAGCAATTTCTAAAGGTACTTGAAAGCCCTCAAGGTGAACCAGAATCCATGGTACAACGTGTCTGGAGACAGCTGGAGGAAGCGGGAATGGCAGAATCATCTTATCTGGCCACCGGCCGCGGCCAAGTAGAAATGATACAAAGCCAACTGGGAAGTCATGTGCCGATTATCGTTGAACCGGAGCGTCGGGATACTTTTCCGGCTATCGCCTTAACAGCTACCTATCTTTATTCGGTTGCAGGTGTTTCTCCAGCGGAGACGGTAGCGATTTTGCCTGTTGACCCTTATGTAGAAGCATCCTTTTTCGATACCATAGCTATGCTTGAAGGGACTATGCTAGAAAGTGGAGCAAATCTGGCTCTAATGGGTGTTATTCCTGAACACGCCTCAGAGAAATACGGATATATCATTCCTACCACCGAAGAGGCGGGGGAGAACGGTTTTATGAAGGTGAGTCACTTTCAAGAGAAGCCAGACCGCATACAAGCAGAACAGCTTATCGAGCAAAATGCATTGTGGAATTGCGGAGTATTTGCCTTCCGTCTAGGGTACTTGTTAGATATTTTGCAGCGTAAAGGGTTGCCTTTAGGATATGAAGAATTGCAGAAGCAATATAAGCTATTGTCTTCCATCAGCTTTGATTATGAAGTGGTGGAGAAAGAAGAACATATTGTGGTACAGCCGTATGATGGATTCTGGAAGGATCTTGGAACGTGGAATACGCTAACAGAGGAAATGAGCAGCAAGCATGTAGGCAAGGGTTTTGTGACGGCGGATTCTGAGGGGACTTGCTTGATTAATGAGCTGGATATTCCAATTACGGTAATTGGTGCGAAGGATCTGATCATCGCGGCTAGCCCGGATGGGATTCTAGTTACCCATAAAGCCGAGAGTCCACGGATTAAAGAAGTGCTGAAGACCTTTGAACAGAGACCGATGTACGAGGAACGCCGCTGGGGCCATTACAAAGTTATTGATTATGTGAAATATGACGAGGGCAATGAAGTGCTGACTAAACGGATTTTTATATCCGAGGGGAATAATATCAGCTATCAGTTACATCGCAAACGTAGTGAAATTTGGACAATCGTCAGCGGCGAAGCAAGTATTGTGCTGAATGAGAAAAAACATAATGTGAAGGCTGGGGACGTGGTACGTATACCGGAAGGAACGAAGCACGCAATCCTTGCTTTGACGGATGTTGAGTTTATAGAGGTACAGACGGGTTCTGAATTAGTAGAAGAAGATAATATTCGTATTACTTTAGACTGGAATGATATAGAACTACAACAATTCATTTCATAGGTCTAACCTATCTATTTAACCAATTCGGAATTTCTTAAAACAGGTAAATTGACTCAATTATCAAAAAAAGTCATAAAAACACTAAATATATCATTAATTGTCGTCGATACTTACGGTAAGAGAGATTATTTCTCTTAAATTGAAAAGGCAAACCTATCGAAAGGTAGGGACGCAAAGCTATAGGGCCTTCGAAAGAGTGGCAGCCTGGCTACCGAAAGGGAGATTATTTTGAAAGCTTACCGTACGTATCGATTGTTTGGTGCATTTCTGTCACTCGTCCTGTTTCTGACTGCACTTCCGCTTACTGTTGGAATTTCGCCGTCTGTTGTCATAGCTGCTTCAAATTCTGGAACGCCAGTTACCCCAGGAGCCTCACCTGAAGCCGTAAAGCTGCTTAACTATTTTTACTCAATCTCAGGAAAAGGAATCCTTGCTGGCCAACATGACTATTTAGAAAGTCCAGATGAAATTAACAATATGCTGAAGGGAACCAGCGGACAGTATGCAGCTCTTCACGGTTATGAAATGGGTGCGATCAGTGGCCAGTCTGAAGGAACGATGTCCTGGCAGCGTAAAAATGT
This Paenibacillus sp. FSL R5-0345 DNA region includes the following protein-coding sequences:
- a CDS encoding glycosyltransferase; protein product: MKIAIAHDYLIQMGGAERVVEVFHHMYPEAPIYTTVFNGSRLTDNLKDADIRASWLQKIPGVKTNFKGVLPLYPMAIRDLDFRGFDIVLSSSSAFMKSIQVPKHTFHLCYCHTPMRFAWDYDTYMERQSNSGLFKKMLKVYMQQLKSWDQRTSKNVNQFVANSSVVKTRIQNYYHRDADVIFPPINTARFTSSSSIGDYYLIVSRLVSYKRIDLAVEAFNRNGLKLYIVGDGPDRKRLEGMAKDNVSFLGRLEDEQVTGMMAQCRAFIFPGEEDFGITPLEANAAGRPVIAYQAGGALDTIIPYVNGVFFQHQEVEDLLKAIYEVESYAWDIDQIMEHARKFDEQAFMVKFKQYVEQAYVNFLKGG
- a CDS encoding sugar phosphate nucleotidyltransferase gives rise to the protein MKMVLLSGGSGKRLWPLSNDSRSKQFLKVLESPQGEPESMVQRVWRQLEEAGMAESSYLATGRGQVEMIQSQLGSHVPIIVEPERRDTFPAIALTATYLYSVAGVSPAETVAILPVDPYVEASFFDTIAMLEGTMLESGANLALMGVIPEHASEKYGYIIPTTEEAGENGFMKVSHFQEKPDRIQAEQLIEQNALWNCGVFAFRLGYLLDILQRKGLPLGYEELQKQYKLLSSISFDYEVVEKEEHIVVQPYDGFWKDLGTWNTLTEEMSSKHVGKGFVTADSEGTCLINELDIPITVIGAKDLIIAASPDGILVTHKAESPRIKEVLKTFEQRPMYEERRWGHYKVIDYVKYDEGNEVLTKRIFISEGNNISYQLHRKRSEIWTIVSGEASIVLNEKKHNVKAGDVVRIPEGTKHAILALTDVEFIEVQTGSELVEEDNIRITLDWNDIELQQFIS
- a CDS encoding UDP-glucose dehydrogenase family protein, with protein sequence MKLTVIGTGYVGLVSGVCFALGGHHVICVDKDEEKIKKLKRMESPIYEPGIEELIELNLREERLSFSADLQDSVRRSDIIILAVGTPSLPNGEADLTYIENAAVEIAKAMEGHKIIMTKSTVPVGTNEKISNILSKSTHHSFDIVSAPEFLREGSAIRDTLHPDRIVIGLDNPELEPTMRELHKGFTVNVFVTDIRSAEMIKYASNAFLATKISFINEIANICEKVGADVTEVAQGMGMDQRIGSSFLQAGIGYGGSCFPKDTNALIQIAGNVDYEFKLLKSVVEVNKGQRFMIISKLHESLGSLRSSTIGIWGLAFKPNTDDVREAPAREIVEALVAEGATVKLYDPIAATNFRQQYDHPQLRWCNLPEEAAEGSDAVCLLTDWSLLKDIDLHQLAKSMRNGVLIDGRNVYSKEQIEGTGLVYHSVGRPQMGGLSGYSASVAGAV
- a CDS encoding glycosyltransferase family 4 protein, whose product is MLRVAYIDHTAKWSGGEVALFNILTHIGEQIDPLVILAEDGALAERLREKGMDVRIIPLDESIRSRGRNAVNLGAPAAAFKLLAYGRKLAPLLKAEKVDCVHTNSLKSALYGAIAAKIAGVPLIWHIRDHIGAPYLKPVVAKGIRLLSRLLPNGVIANSHSTLNALELPRSKKTLVVYSAFAKAIGNGIGMRDQKEFNVLLVGRLAHWKGQHIVLEAAKSFKNEPRVKFWLAGDALFGEEAYKQELLQKIKNDELTNVSMLGHVDDIQGLMNTADLLIHTSVTPEPFGQVIVEGMAAGLPVVASNEGGPVEIVVPGETGLLIEPGDAAILADSIKWMLDHPEERRRMADNGMKRVKEQFVIENTVKDIVDYYKGLLAST